From the genome of Erythrobacter litoralis, one region includes:
- a CDS encoding S10 family peptidase, with protein MTIKLIGALAAASLLALSAPLTAQDDGATPEAAQIDPQVKTRKLSGTFGGQRIDYTATIGETVLASDDGKPEAVIVTTSYVKDPKDTSRPVFFIYNGGPGSGSVWLQMGAFGPKRVAIPSDARDDGAPPYPIVDNPDSLLDVADLVFIDPPGTGYSYLTKGTDPEKYYGLRQDARAVAEVIRRWINDNGRWNSPKYLGGESYGTTRTAMVVDELEGSTYNDVGLNGLILISTILDFAMREPTPGNELAYVVTLPNMAAAAHYHGKVEAESVEAIAEEARRFAIGPFATALLKGQDLPEAERAAVRAELSRLTGLSEQYLEQANLRVTSQRFYKELLRDRGLTIGRLDARYTGEDYDNAGEYPDNDPSFYGIDAGYTAAINSWARETLGFETDRQYNSIGRDPGRYWDWSLGGQGRGAYLNVAPLIGKAMRQNSELRLFNAQGWYDFATPFFGAEYSLNRPGIPQDRLTFRYYDAGHMMYVRDEDRGKLSRDLRAFIRAR; from the coding sequence ATGACAATCAAACTCATCGGCGCGCTCGCTGCCGCCTCGCTTCTCGCCCTTTCCGCTCCCCTAACCGCGCAGGACGATGGCGCCACGCCCGAAGCCGCGCAGATCGACCCGCAGGTCAAGACACGCAAGCTTTCCGGCACTTTCGGCGGGCAGCGGATCGATTACACCGCGACCATCGGCGAAACGGTGCTCGCGTCGGACGACGGCAAGCCCGAGGCGGTGATCGTCACCACCTCATACGTCAAGGATCCGAAGGACACCTCGCGCCCCGTATTCTTCATCTACAATGGCGGGCCGGGTTCGGGCTCCGTCTGGCTGCAGATGGGTGCATTCGGGCCGAAGCGGGTGGCGATACCCTCCGATGCGCGCGACGACGGGGCACCGCCCTATCCGATCGTCGACAATCCGGACAGCCTGCTCGACGTCGCCGACCTTGTCTTCATCGACCCGCCGGGGACGGGCTATTCCTATCTCACCAAGGGCACCGACCCGGAGAAATATTATGGCCTCAGGCAGGACGCGCGCGCCGTCGCCGAGGTGATCCGGCGGTGGATCAACGACAATGGGCGCTGGAACAGCCCGAAATATCTCGGCGGGGAAAGCTATGGCACGACCCGCACGGCGATGGTCGTCGATGAACTCGAAGGCTCGACCTACAACGATGTCGGCCTCAATGGCCTCATCCTGATTTCCACCATTCTCGATTTCGCCATGCGCGAGCCGACGCCGGGCAATGAACTCGCCTATGTGGTGACGCTGCCCAACATGGCGGCGGCGGCCCATTATCACGGCAAGGTCGAAGCGGAATCGGTCGAAGCGATCGCCGAAGAGGCACGCCGCTTCGCGATCGGTCCCTTCGCCACCGCGCTGCTCAAGGGTCAGGACCTGCCCGAAGCCGAACGCGCCGCCGTGCGCGCGGAGCTTTCCCGCCTCACGGGCCTTTCCGAGCAATATCTCGAACAGGCGAACCTGCGCGTGACCAGCCAGCGTTTCTACAAGGAGCTGCTGCGCGACCGCGGGCTCACCATCGGGCGGCTCGATGCGCGCTATACCGGCGAGGATTACGACAATGCGGGCGAATATCCCGACAACGACCCGAGCTTCTACGGCATCGATGCAGGCTACACCGCCGCGATCAATTCCTGGGCGCGCGAGACGCTGGGCTTCGAGACCGACCGGCAATACAATTCGATCGGACGCGATCCGGGCCGCTACTGGGACTGGAGCCTCGGCGGGCAGGGGCGCGGGGCCTATCTCAACGTCGCCCCGCTGATCGGAAAGGCGATGCGTCAGAACAGCGAATTGCGCCTGTTCAACGCGCAAGGGTGGTACGATTTCGCAACGCCTTTCTTCGGCGCGGAATATTCGCTCAACCGGCCCGGCATCCCGCAGGATCGGCTGACCTTCCGCTATTACGATGCGGGCCACATGATGTATGTGCGCGACGAGGATCGCGGCAAGCTGTCGCGGGACCTGCGCGCGTTCATCCGGGCCCGATGA
- the tsaD gene encoding tRNA (adenosine(37)-N6)-threonylcarbamoyltransferase complex transferase subunit TsaD — translation MTDLSPNPARPFARPLVLGIESSCDETAVALVAADRTILAQAIASQEAEHAPYGGVVPEIAARAHADRIAPMVEAVLADAGLTLADVDAVAATAGPGLIGGVMVGLVSGKALAMAADKPLLAVNHLEGHALSPRLADASLDFPYLLLLVSGGHCQILAVEGAGHYRRLATTIDDALGEAFDKTAKILRLGYPGGPAVERLAREGDASKLRLPRPLAGSKEPHFSFAGLKSAVLRAHESGEYAPADIAAAFQQAAVDCLIDRLEHALALIDRMPALVVAGGVAANQAVRGALEALAARRDMRFVAPPLALCTDNAAMIAWAGCERIMLEGEAWIGAAGDPLDIKARPRWPLDPEAEAVRGAGVKA, via the coding sequence ATGACCGACCTGTCCCCCAACCCTGCCCGCCCGTTCGCGCGGCCCCTCGTCCTGGGGATCGAATCGAGCTGCGACGAGACCGCGGTCGCGCTGGTCGCTGCGGACCGGACGATCCTTGCGCAGGCCATCGCCTCGCAGGAAGCCGAGCACGCGCCCTATGGCGGGGTCGTTCCCGAAATAGCCGCGCGCGCCCATGCCGATCGGATCGCACCGATGGTCGAGGCGGTGCTGGCCGATGCCGGATTGACGCTTGCCGATGTCGATGCCGTGGCCGCCACGGCAGGGCCGGGACTGATCGGCGGAGTCATGGTCGGCCTCGTCAGCGGCAAGGCGCTGGCGATGGCGGCGGACAAGCCACTGCTCGCGGTCAACCATCTCGAAGGCCATGCTCTCTCGCCGCGGCTCGCCGACGCGAGCCTCGATTTTCCCTATCTCCTGCTGCTCGTCTCGGGCGGGCATTGCCAGATCCTCGCCGTCGAGGGCGCCGGGCACTATCGCCGCCTTGCGACGACGATCGACGATGCGCTGGGCGAAGCTTTCGACAAGACCGCGAAGATCCTTCGGCTCGGCTATCCCGGCGGCCCGGCGGTCGAACGGCTCGCGCGCGAGGGCGATGCCTCGAAGCTGCGCCTGCCCCGCCCGCTCGCGGGATCGAAGGAGCCGCATTTCTCCTTTGCCGGCCTCAAGAGCGCGGTTCTGCGCGCCCATGAAAGCGGCGAATACGCGCCCGCCGACATCGCCGCCGCGTTCCAGCAGGCGGCGGTGGACTGCCTCATCGACCGGCTCGAACACGCGCTTGCCCTGATCGACCGGATGCCCGCGCTCGTCGTCGCGGGCGGGGTCGCGGCGAACCAGGCGGTGCGCGGCGCGCTCGAGGCGCTCGCTGCACGCCGCGACATGCGCTTCGTCGCCCCGCCGCTGGCTCTGTGCACGGACAATGCCGCGATGATCGCCTGGGCGGGTTGCGAGCGGATCATGCTGGAAGGCGAAGCGTGGATCGGGGCGGCGGGCGACCCGCTCGACATCAAGGCGCGGCCGCGCTGGCCGCTCGACCCGGAAGCCGAAGCGGTGCGCGGTGCGGGAGTGAAGGCATGA
- a CDS encoding FAD-dependent monooxygenase, with product MSADDETRDLLILGGGLVGMTLALAAAKKGLSSHIVDRADPAELTAEGFDDRATAISTASWHLFTNIGIAEGLEEFACDISSIAVTDQNRPGRLDFQPEPHEGTLGRMFPNRRLRLALFEAAAAEPLVNWVAKAEVTKRERSEFGVAAGLADGRKLKGRLMVAAEGRGSPTREDAGITIAKWDYHHRAIIAGLTHEKPHDNVAWEIFYPAGPFALLPMQDDADGTHRSSLVWTVSEEDGKGVMKLGERAFLAEVEKRMGGVLGKVLSVGQRSSWPLGFHHTAKITDERLALVGDAAHGIHPIAGQGLNLGLRDVGALVEVLADGASIGLDPGDPQLLKRYENWRGLDSFMVALATDGLTRLFGVPGAAASAVRRLGMSAVQRTPALKTFFMDEARGVSGDLPELLRA from the coding sequence ATGAGCGCTGACGACGAAACCCGTGACCTCCTGATCCTCGGCGGCGGCCTTGTCGGCATGACGCTGGCGCTCGCCGCGGCGAAGAAGGGCCTCTCGAGCCATATCGTCGACCGCGCCGACCCGGCAGAGCTCACCGCCGAGGGCTTTGACGACCGCGCGACGGCGATCTCGACCGCGAGCTGGCACCTGTTCACCAATATCGGGATCGCCGAGGGGCTCGAGGAATTCGCCTGCGACATCTCCTCAATCGCGGTGACCGACCAGAATCGGCCCGGCAGGCTCGATTTCCAGCCCGAACCGCACGAGGGCACCTTGGGCAGGATGTTCCCCAATCGCCGCCTGCGCCTTGCGCTGTTCGAAGCGGCCGCGGCTGAGCCGCTCGTCAACTGGGTCGCGAAGGCCGAGGTGACGAAGCGCGAGCGCAGCGAATTCGGCGTCGCGGCGGGCCTCGCAGACGGGCGCAAGCTGAAGGGGCGGCTGATGGTCGCCGCCGAAGGTCGCGGCTCGCCCACGCGCGAGGACGCCGGCATCACCATTGCCAAGTGGGATTATCACCACCGCGCGATCATCGCCGGGCTGACCCATGAAAAGCCGCACGACAATGTCGCCTGGGAAATCTTCTATCCCGCAGGTCCCTTCGCGCTGCTGCCGATGCAGGACGATGCCGACGGAACGCACCGCTCCTCGCTGGTCTGGACCGTGTCGGAGGAGGACGGCAAGGGCGTCATGAAGCTGGGCGAGCGAGCCTTTCTCGCAGAGGTAGAAAAGCGCATGGGCGGCGTGCTGGGCAAGGTGCTCTCTGTCGGGCAGCGTTCGAGCTGGCCGCTGGGCTTCCACCACACGGCCAAGATCACCGACGAGCGGCTGGCGCTGGTCGGCGATGCGGCGCACGGCATTCACCCGATCGCGGGGCAGGGGCTCAATCTCGGGCTGCGCGATGTCGGCGCATTGGTCGAAGTGCTCGCGGACGGGGCCTCGATCGGACTCGACCCGGGCGATCCGCAGCTCTTGAAGCGTTACGAGAACTGGCGCGGGCTCGACAGTTTCATGGTCGCGCTCGCGACCGATGGGCTCACCCGGCTGTTCGGAGTGCCAGGCGCGGCCGCTTCCGCGGTTCGGCGGCTCGGCATGTCGGCGGTTCAGCGCACCCCGGCATTGAAGACCTTCTTCATGGACGAAGCGCGCGGTGTCTCGGGCGATCTTCCCGAGCTCCTGCGCGCCTGA
- a CDS encoding uroporphyrinogen-III synthase yields the protein MRRPVIAVRPEPGLAATLALAREMGIEAHGTPLFEIRPCAWTAPDPATIDALLVGSANAFAHGGAALARFADKPVHAVGEKTAGAARAAGFAVRTIGTKGLQFVLEGIAAPTRLLRIAGAKHVPLDPRPGVEIETVIAYESAAMPMPTCLGERLLGGGLVLLHSGEAARHFAAECERLGLARTDIALAALAPRVAEAAGGGWRAVRVAPEPSDAALLQLVRDMVA from the coding sequence ATGAGGCGTCCTGTCATCGCCGTCCGGCCCGAGCCGGGGCTAGCCGCGACGCTGGCGCTGGCGCGCGAGATGGGGATCGAAGCGCACGGAACGCCGCTGTTCGAAATTCGCCCCTGCGCATGGACGGCGCCGGACCCTGCCACGATCGACGCGCTGCTGGTCGGCAGCGCCAATGCCTTCGCCCATGGCGGGGCGGCGCTGGCCCGGTTCGCGGACAAGCCGGTACATGCGGTCGGCGAGAAGACCGCCGGGGCCGCTCGCGCCGCGGGCTTTGCCGTAAGGACGATCGGGACGAAAGGATTGCAGTTCGTGCTCGAAGGGATCGCGGCGCCGACCCGCCTGCTGCGGATAGCCGGGGCGAAGCACGTTCCGCTCGATCCGCGGCCCGGCGTCGAGATCGAAACCGTCATCGCCTATGAGAGCGCAGCCATGCCGATGCCGACGTGCCTTGGCGAACGACTCCTCGGCGGCGGGCTCGTCCTGCTTCATTCGGGCGAGGCGGCCCGCCATTTCGCCGCCGAATGCGAAAGGCTGGGCCTTGCCCGCACCGACATCGCGCTCGCCGCGCTCGCCCCGCGCGTCGCAGAGGCCGCGGGCGGGGGCTGGCGCGCCGTCCGGGTTGCGCCGGAGCCGAGCGATGCCGCGCTCCTCCAGTTGGTGCGCGACATGGTGGCATGA
- a CDS encoding protein-disulfide reductase DsbD family protein: MFAAPRIAAVAWLKALAALCLALYAASSASQDEPLAAPRFGDENIAVELFADGLPEPGEEWMLALRFTPRSKEWHGYWRNPGDAGQGMTLRLDLPDGWEAGDALYPVPETLVIGGLMNHIYEGRYAVLVPVRVPEEAAAGGMPQVRAQVEFLACTDRVCVPQDALVEASTGGDFARWRAEVAPLIDARARFEMSAGALRIGVPLPAEVDLPEPHVFIGNERLVDYAASQTLRRTDDMLIAEIPLDDYGEGAGDTVSGILAFGAGAGVRFEAEPGAVPAGGELVAGSVETATPPLWTLVLGALVGGLILNIMPCVFPILSLKALSLARAGESEAAARIEGAAYTVGVVIACVGLGAVMLALRAAGEQVGWAFQLQEPGVVVALLLLASVITANFAGVFELPSISTGAGARKGAGGAFATGLLAAFAATPCTGPFMAAALGAALLLPAPIALVLFAMLGLGLALPFLLLGFVPALRRRLPKPGAWMNTFRRVMAIPMGLTALALVWLTVQLGGRGFGLFALIAVFGVVLALWVVGRLQQAGKMAWPAFGLVAAPFLIFGAFALPAGYEPRTERMAESVLDPVPFSRKALTTARASGDPVFVWFTADWCVTCKVNESVAIEREATREAFEAAGVVPMVGDWTVRDEAITQFLSDRGAAGVPLYLWYEPGAAEPEQLPQVLGPSSLVERAALSRTSSGSARSVPSEAGSD; encoded by the coding sequence TTGTTCGCTGCACCCCGTATTGCCGCTGTTGCATGGCTGAAGGCGCTCGCCGCGCTGTGCCTGGCGCTGTACGCGGCCTCGTCTGCCTCGCAGGACGAACCGCTCGCCGCACCGCGCTTTGGCGACGAGAACATCGCGGTCGAACTCTTCGCCGATGGCCTGCCCGAGCCGGGCGAGGAATGGATGTTGGCGCTGCGCTTCACCCCGCGCTCGAAGGAGTGGCACGGTTACTGGCGCAATCCGGGCGATGCCGGGCAGGGGATGACCCTGAGGCTCGACCTGCCGGATGGCTGGGAGGCGGGCGACGCGCTCTATCCGGTACCCGAGACACTCGTGATCGGCGGGCTGATGAACCATATCTACGAGGGGCGCTATGCCGTGCTGGTTCCGGTGCGCGTGCCGGAGGAAGCTGCTGCCGGGGGCATGCCGCAGGTCCGCGCGCAGGTCGAATTCCTCGCCTGCACCGACCGGGTCTGCGTGCCGCAGGACGCGCTGGTCGAAGCGAGCACGGGCGGCGATTTCGCGCGCTGGCGGGCCGAAGTCGCGCCCCTGATCGATGCTCGGGCGCGCTTCGAAATGTCGGCGGGGGCGCTGCGAATCGGCGTCCCGCTGCCCGCGGAGGTTGATCTGCCCGAGCCGCATGTCTTCATCGGCAACGAACGCCTAGTCGATTACGCCGCGTCTCAGACATTGCGGCGCACGGACGACATGCTGATCGCGGAAATCCCGCTCGACGATTATGGGGAGGGCGCGGGCGATACCGTCTCCGGCATCCTCGCTTTCGGAGCAGGGGCGGGGGTTCGCTTCGAGGCCGAACCCGGTGCGGTGCCCGCTGGCGGCGAGCTCGTCGCTGGTTCGGTCGAGACTGCGACCCCGCCGCTCTGGACGCTCGTTCTCGGCGCGCTCGTCGGGGGGCTGATCCTCAACATCATGCCCTGCGTGTTTCCGATCCTCTCCCTGAAGGCGCTGAGCCTCGCCCGCGCGGGCGAGAGCGAAGCCGCGGCGCGCATCGAAGGCGCTGCCTACACGGTGGGCGTGGTCATCGCCTGCGTCGGGCTCGGCGCGGTCATGCTTGCCCTGCGCGCGGCGGGCGAGCAGGTCGGCTGGGCCTTCCAGCTGCAGGAGCCGGGCGTGGTCGTCGCCTTGCTCCTCCTTGCAAGCGTCATCACTGCCAATTTCGCCGGGGTGTTCGAATTGCCGAGCATCTCGACCGGGGCGGGCGCACGCAAGGGAGCCGGGGGAGCCTTTGCCACCGGGCTGCTCGCCGCCTTCGCCGCGACGCCGTGCACCGGGCCGTTCATGGCCGCGGCGCTCGGTGCGGCCCTGTTGCTCCCCGCGCCGATCGCGCTGGTGCTGTTCGCGATGCTGGGGCTTGGACTGGCGCTGCCGTTCCTGCTGCTCGGCTTCGTCCCCGCACTGCGGCGGCGCCTGCCGAAGCCGGGGGCGTGGATGAACACCTTCCGGCGTGTAATGGCGATCCCGATGGGGCTGACCGCGCTCGCGCTGGTGTGGCTCACGGTGCAACTCGGCGGGCGCGGTTTCGGCCTGTTTGCGCTCATCGCTGTGTTCGGCGTGGTGCTCGCGCTGTGGGTCGTGGGCCGGCTGCAGCAGGCAGGCAAGATGGCCTGGCCCGCTTTCGGCCTCGTTGCCGCGCCGTTCCTGATCTTCGGCGCTTTCGCGCTTCCGGCGGGCTACGAACCGCGCACTGAGCGCATGGCCGAAAGCGTGCTCGATCCCGTCCCGTTCTCGCGAAAGGCGCTGACCACGGCCCGGGCTTCGGGCGATCCCGTGTTCGTCTGGTTCACCGCCGATTGGTGTGTCACCTGCAAGGTCAACGAAAGCGTCGCGATCGAGCGCGAGGCGACGCGCGAAGCCTTCGAGGCCGCGGGCGTCGTCCCGATGGTCGGCGACTGGACCGTGCGCGACGAGGCGATCACGCAATTCCTGTCGGATCGCGGCGCTGCCGGCGTACCGCTCTACCTGTGGTACGAACCGGGCGCTGCCGAGCCCGAACAATTGCCGCAGGTGCTCGGCCCCAGCAGCCTCGTGGAGCGCGCGGCGCTCAGCCGGACTTCGAGCGGCAGCGCTCGATCAGTTCCATCGGAAGCGGGCTCGGATTGA
- a CDS encoding lipopolysaccharide biosynthesis protein, whose protein sequence is MSETTPPVQRASSPTPDVTGSDDIAALAKGGRTNTLGFVIRALGGIPFLFLGYRLYGVEDMGRFASAFVIVEIVALICALGEKRGLAQRLTDGADEEGTSAVNLVFDGMLASMLVSAAICSVLLLFPEVMFPNGTNSDLDIWMIAAIPAFALTEILLAAQAYRYDIATTVRARAIVEPWTRSIAAVAFFYIAAISEAGLAMAFLASIYAALATALWSFLRTYGLPKGWRPRPRYLARMTSRSLPLVGADVIERGTRLLDVFLLGLFTSSAAVGIYFFAQQIASLPQKLKTSFEPILSPVITKNLKTGNYGAIAAQVRQVGFWIIALQGGIALALGIPGEAVMGLGGPAIVGGTGALALLLAAEVVASMAVVSESVLVYIARKRNLAISIGVIALQGALTIGLIKACEALGLDEGFKAAGAALALVLALATSSLVKAMVLKTLLKAPVSNWRWALVHAAAPAVVVGFAFTLLPEWIELVVGIPAILATYGFVVWKRGFDEDDKVLFRRNVTPKGDGETA, encoded by the coding sequence GTGAGCGAGACCACTCCGCCCGTCCAGCGCGCTTCCTCGCCGACACCCGATGTGACGGGGTCGGATGACATCGCGGCGCTTGCCAAGGGCGGGCGAACCAACACTCTGGGCTTCGTCATCCGGGCGCTGGGCGGCATCCCCTTCCTCTTCCTCGGCTACCGACTCTACGGGGTTGAGGACATGGGCCGGTTCGCCTCGGCCTTCGTTATCGTCGAGATCGTCGCGCTCATCTGCGCATTGGGCGAGAAACGAGGCCTTGCCCAGCGCCTGACCGATGGGGCGGACGAGGAAGGGACGAGCGCGGTCAATCTGGTGTTCGACGGGATGCTCGCCTCGATGCTGGTTTCGGCAGCGATCTGCTCGGTTCTGCTGCTGTTTCCCGAGGTGATGTTCCCGAACGGCACGAACAGCGATCTCGACATCTGGATGATCGCCGCGATTCCGGCCTTCGCGCTGACCGAGATCCTGCTCGCGGCGCAGGCCTATCGCTATGACATCGCGACCACGGTGCGCGCGCGGGCGATCGTCGAACCTTGGACCCGGTCCATCGCAGCGGTTGCGTTCTTCTACATCGCGGCGATCAGCGAGGCGGGGCTCGCCATGGCATTCCTCGCCTCGATCTACGCCGCGCTCGCCACTGCCCTGTGGTCGTTCCTGCGGACCTATGGCCTGCCCAAGGGATGGCGCCCGCGGCCGCGCTATCTCGCCCGGATGACCAGCCGCTCGCTGCCGCTGGTGGGTGCGGACGTGATCGAGCGCGGGACGCGGCTCCTTGATGTCTTCCTGCTCGGCCTGTTCACCTCCTCGGCCGCGGTCGGCATCTACTTCTTCGCCCAGCAGATCGCGAGCCTGCCGCAGAAGCTGAAAACGAGTTTCGAGCCGATCCTCTCGCCCGTCATCACGAAGAACCTGAAGACCGGCAATTACGGCGCGATCGCAGCGCAGGTGCGACAGGTCGGCTTCTGGATCATCGCCCTGCAGGGCGGGATCGCACTGGCGCTCGGGATCCCGGGGGAGGCTGTCATGGGCCTTGGCGGGCCTGCCATCGTCGGGGGCACGGGCGCGCTCGCTCTGCTGCTTGCCGCAGAAGTCGTCGCATCAATGGCGGTCGTGTCAGAAAGCGTGCTCGTCTATATCGCGAGGAAGCGCAATCTCGCCATTTCGATCGGGGTGATCGCCCTGCAGGGCGCGCTCACCATCGGCCTCATCAAGGCGTGCGAAGCGCTCGGGCTCGACGAGGGGTTCAAGGCGGCGGGCGCGGCACTCGCGCTGGTTCTTGCGCTCGCGACCTCGAGCCTCGTCAAGGCGATGGTCCTCAAGACGCTGCTCAAGGCACCGGTCTCGAACTGGCGCTGGGCGCTGGTTCATGCGGCCGCCCCGGCAGTCGTGGTCGGCTTTGCCTTCACCCTGCTGCCCGAATGGATCGAACTTGTCGTCGGCATACCCGCGATCCTCGCGACTTACGGATTCGTGGTGTGGAAGCGGGGCTTCGACGAGGACGACAAGGTTCTCTTCCGCCGCAACGTGACACCGAAGGGCGACGGCGAAACGGCGTGA
- the hemC gene encoding hydroxymethylbilane synthase — MAQAHETRARLCAAHGWDENEVEIVPVVASGDKVLDRPLAEIGGKALWTKELDAWLGEGRIDAAVHSAKDVETIRPREFHFAAFLPRADRRDSLVGAESIAAIPRGATVGTSAPRRASQLLNLRPDCRVVMFRGNVATRLGKLDAGEADVTFLAAAGLERLGQSAVGHPLETGEWIPAASQGVIAIECRADAPEVTAMLGAIDHAPTRAELEAERALLAALGGTCHSPVAVLCEADGDALAMRAALFSPDGSERVEGKANFARADHGPVAALAEDLLKRASPAITEHFRQNA, encoded by the coding sequence ATGGCCCAGGCCCACGAGACCCGCGCGCGCCTGTGCGCCGCGCACGGCTGGGACGAAAACGAGGTCGAAATCGTCCCTGTCGTCGCCAGCGGAGACAAGGTGCTCGACCGCCCGCTCGCCGAAATCGGCGGGAAGGCGCTGTGGACCAAGGAACTCGACGCATGGCTGGGCGAGGGGCGGATCGACGCCGCGGTTCATTCGGCCAAGGATGTCGAGACGATTCGGCCGCGCGAATTCCACTTCGCCGCCTTCCTGCCGCGTGCGGACCGGCGCGACAGCCTCGTCGGGGCGGAGAGCATCGCCGCGATCCCCCGGGGCGCGACAGTCGGGACGAGCGCGCCGCGCCGCGCCTCGCAGCTCCTCAATCTCAGGCCCGATTGCCGCGTGGTCATGTTCCGCGGCAATGTCGCGACGCGGCTGGGTAAGCTCGATGCGGGCGAGGCGGACGTTACCTTCCTCGCCGCTGCGGGCCTTGAACGTCTCGGCCAGAGCGCGGTCGGCCACCCGCTCGAGACCGGGGAATGGATCCCCGCTGCCTCGCAGGGTGTGATTGCGATCGAATGCCGCGCCGATGCGCCCGAGGTGACCGCGATGCTCGGCGCGATCGACCACGCGCCGACCCGCGCCGAACTCGAGGCCGAGCGCGCTCTGCTCGCCGCGCTTGGCGGAACGTGCCATTCGCCGGTCGCGGTGCTATGCGAAGCCGATGGCGATGCCCTTGCCATGCGCGCCGCGCTGTTCAGCCCGGACGGAAGCGAGCGGGTCGAGGGCAAGGCCAATTTCGCACGCGCCGATCATGGCCCGGTGGCAGCGCTCGCCGAAGACCTGCTCAAGCGTGCCAGCCCCGCGATCACCGAGCATTTTCGCCAGAACGCATGA
- a CDS encoding NAD(P)H-dependent glycerol-3-phosphate dehydrogenase, whose translation MSGRPEIAVIGAGAWGTALAQLVASDGRNVLIWAYEPEVVEAINTDQANPAFLKGTDLASSIRATGDLADLAGIPILLAVTPAQVLAKILSGLADAPRDLVLCSKGIEAGTGRLMNDVAREACPASEIAVLSGPTFAHEVAAGLPTAVTLACSGGEAQWERLMPAIARPTFRPYYSDDVTGAEIGGAIKNVLAIACGLVDGLGLGQNARAALIARGYAEMLRFGEALGARPETLAGLCGLGDLVLTCSSTSSRNFSLGIALGEGKRADDLMVDRTTVAEGAFTAPVLAALAEDRAIAMPIVAAVNAILEGEPPREVVAALLARPLKSEQERRP comes from the coding sequence ATGAGCGGTAGACCCGAAATCGCCGTGATCGGCGCGGGCGCATGGGGCACCGCGCTTGCCCAGCTGGTCGCGAGCGACGGCAGGAACGTGCTGATCTGGGCCTATGAGCCGGAAGTGGTCGAGGCGATCAACACCGATCAGGCCAATCCCGCATTCCTCAAAGGCACCGACCTCGCCTCCTCGATCCGCGCGACCGGGGACCTCGCGGATCTTGCAGGTATTCCCATCCTCCTTGCTGTCACGCCCGCACAGGTCCTGGCCAAGATCCTCTCCGGCCTCGCCGATGCTCCGCGCGACCTAGTACTTTGCTCGAAGGGCATCGAGGCGGGCACGGGGCGCCTGATGAACGACGTCGCGCGCGAAGCCTGCCCGGCGAGCGAGATCGCGGTCCTGTCGGGGCCCACCTTCGCGCACGAGGTCGCCGCCGGGCTCCCCACGGCCGTGACCCTCGCCTGTTCGGGCGGAGAGGCGCAGTGGGAGCGGCTGATGCCCGCCATCGCGCGCCCGACCTTCCGGCCCTATTACTCGGACGACGTGACAGGCGCTGAGATCGGCGGGGCGATCAAGAATGTCCTCGCCATCGCCTGCGGGCTGGTCGACGGGCTAGGCCTTGGCCAGAACGCGCGCGCCGCGTTGATCGCGCGGGGCTATGCCGAGATGCTGCGGTTCGGCGAGGCGCTCGGCGCAAGGCCGGAAACGCTCGCGGGGCTGTGCGGGCTCGGCGATCTGGTGCTCACCTGCTCGTCCACCTCGAGCCGGAATTTCTCGCTCGGCATTGCGCTGGGTGAAGGCAAGCGCGCAGACGACCTGATGGTGGACCGGACGACCGTCGCCGAAGGCGCCTTCACCGCGCCCGTCCTTGCCGCTCTCGCCGAAGACCGGGCGATCGCCATGCCAATCGTCGCCGCCGTAAACGCCATCCTCGAAGGCGAGCCGCCCCGCGAAGTCGTCGCGGCGCTGCTCGCCCGCCCGCTCAAATCCGAGCAGGAACGAAGGCCGTGA